The bacterium genomic sequence ATTTCATCGTCGTAATAAAAAGTTTCAAGTTTCGAATTTTGGCTCATAAGCATCTCTCTTCTCTAGTTCTTGATGACTTTCTAGACGAAGAATTTGAAACTGTATAGCGCGAAGAAATTGCATTTAGGCAGTAATCTTGAATCTTTTTTTATAGATTACCCAGTGTATGAAACTAACTACTGAGAATGCTTAGTAACTAGCGACATTGAATCTGTTCTGGACTTAAATTCCTGATCCCGATGTGCCTAGCATGTGTTTGAGTATTAAAGTGACTAAATAACGAAAAAGTACCAGCAAGAATTATTAGCAGTGCCGTTAAGCGTGGTTGTGAAATTTTTAGTGATGAGGTCAACAGGTTCAAAATTGTAGTTACTGATGTCATCACCGGGAGTGTCCCCAACCAGAATAAAGTCATCACGGCAATTCCATTTACTGTCGACCCACTTGCAACGGCAATTGCAACAAAAGAATAAAGCCAGCCACAGGGCAATAAAGTTGTGGCAAGTCCAATCAATAGAGCCCGAAAAGAGGCAGGAAATCGGGCCATTTTGTGCATGATTAGAGCAATCGCTTGCTTGAAAGGGAAGCCAATCGCCGGTGAAATTCTTAGCTTTAGGAAAAGCGTTTCGATGCTGCGCTCTGTATAGAAAGTAAATAAACCGAGCGTAACTAATAGAATGCCAACTACGAGTGCACTCATTTGAGCGATGCCCTCAAGCATCGCTAGATCGTTTAACTTTGAGCCAAAAAAGCCTGCAACTGAACCAAGTATGATGTAAGTAATTAACCTGCCAAGGTTATATCCGAAGATGATCGCAGCGCGCGGCTGCTGAGCATGGGCAGCAAGTCCAGCAAATCCTCCACACATACCAGCGCAATGTAAGCTACCAAGTAAGCTTGCGGTCAAAATTGCGATAGCGCTGAAAGAGTTGTTGAGCACATACGCTCTCTAGCTTATTTTTGTCTCACTGTATAGACTGTTGAACAAGCAGCTTATGAACGAGCAAATTATTACCACCGTAACTGATCGAGCTTTATGCTTACACTGTGGCTTGCCGATCATGGATGTCGATCGGAAGACTGACCGAGCCACATTTTGCTGCATCGGATGTGAAACAGTTTATCAAACCCTTGAGCAATTGGGTTTAATGGATTTTTATAAGTATCGTGGTGATACGAGCGGTCGCCGAATAGCAAACGATCGGAGCTCAAGCCAGTATGACATGCTCGATCGCAAAGAAATTAGTGAAAATTTTACCACCGTAGTAGAAGGGGAGTTGCGACGCGCAAGTTTCGATCTAGCGGGGATTCATTGCGCAGGCTGTGTGTGGTTATTGGAAGCGCTACCTAAAATTTTACCTGCAGTAAAAAACTCTCGCGTTAATTTTGGGCTTGGCAAATTAGACCTGATCTATGACGCAGCGCAAGTGTCGCTTTCTAGAATTGCAAAAGAAATATCCAAGCTCGGATATGAAGTGAAGTTTAGTACAGGACTTGCTAAGTTTGGACTATCTCAGTCACAGGGCAAACACGCTGAACTTTTACGACTTGGTATCGCTGCAGTTTGTGCTGGGAATACGATGATGTTTGCCGTAAGTCTTTGGCAAGGAATTGCGACAGGGATCGAATCGCAATACGGAAATCTATTTCGTTGGGTAAGCTTACTAGTTAGCATACCTGCAGTCTTTTATGCAGGCTTTCCCTTCTACCGTAACGCCTGGAATGCTTTACGCTTGGGGCGCTTCCATATTGATTTGCCGCTCTCGATTGCAATGCTTGGAGCCTTTACTGCAAGTGTTGTGAATACATGGGCAGGGCGCGCAAACGTTTATTTTGATTCAGTCTGCGCGCTGATTTTTTTGCTACTTGTAGGTCGATTTCTCCAGCAACGCGCGCTCGACCGTGCGCGATCGCATACAGAATCAGCTTGGAGTTTGTTCCCCGCGCAAGCATATGAATGCAGAG encodes the following:
- a CDS encoding sulfite exporter TauE/SafE family protein yields the protein MLNNSFSAIAILTASLLGSLHCAGMCGGFAGLAAHAQQPRAAIIFGYNLGRLITYIILGSVAGFFGSKLNDLAMLEGIAQMSALVVGILLVTLGLFTFYTERSIETLFLKLRISPAIGFPFKQAIALIMHKMARFPASFRALLIGLATTLLPCGWLYSFVAIAVASGSTVNGIAVMTLFWLGTLPVMTSVTTILNLLTSSLKISQPRLTALLIILAGTFSLFSHFNTQTHARHIGIRNLSPEQIQCR